From Campylobacter pinnipediorum subsp. caledonicus:
CACCCTTATTATAAGTAAAAACTGGTTTTGCATTGCAATTTGCATAAAACCCTTTTAATAATGCCTTATAAAACATCTCGCTAGGCAAAGAAGCATATCTTGCATCATTTAGATACTTTATCTGATTTTTGTCAGCATAAACTAAAATTTGTCTAGTATCTACTAACTCTAAAGCCTTAACATTTTCTATATATATTTTTTTAGGATTTATTTTTGCTACACAGCCTTGTTGATTATAATAAAAATCATATTTAATTGGTGCTTTTGCCTCTGTTTTAAAACTACACCCATAAATCAAAAAGACAAAAATAGCAATACAAAATAATTTTATTTTTATCATTTCCTACCTCTCCTTTACATCTTTAAAGAAAAATTCATAAGGATTATCTTCAAGTCTATTTAATGTATTTCTTATCTGACGTAGTGTTTTTTCAAAATTTGTTAAAAATTCTTTAGTTTGATCAAGTGTTGGTTGAAGTGTTTGTTTAAAATCATACTCCCCACTACTCAACTTTGAGTTTAATTTTTCTTGGACACCATCAAAACCCCCAATAAGACCATTAAATTTTACAACCATATTGTTTGCATTATTAACTAAATTATTTAAATTAATAACAAGTTCATTAATTTTAGTATCTTTTATATTGGCAGATATCCCATTTAAATTTTTAAGTATTTCATTGATATTTTTAAGATTTGCTTCATCTGATAAGCTTTTTGTTAAAATATCTATATTAACAAGAGTGGTTTGCAAATGTTTTAAATTCTCATCCGATATAAGCTTATCAACATTAACAAACATATCATTTATTCTATCACTTATATTTTGTGCCTTATTTGTTAGTTGCGAAAAAAGACCCTCTTTTAAATTTATTATCTTATAATTTGTATCAAATTCCTCGCTTCCACGACTTATATTTAAGGTTGATATTCCACTTACTATTTGATACTCAACATCAGCCAAACTATCTTTTTTAATAGGGACATCGCTTCTTATTTTTAAGGTTAGTCTGATTCTTTCTGGTACACTTTTTTCAAATTCTATTTTACTAACACTTCCAACAACAACACCAACAAACTTCACCTGAGACTCAACCCTTATACCAGAAGGAAGCTCATCAGCTATAATATAATACTCTTCATAACTTATATTTTTATCAGAATCACTCATCCACCACATAAAAACAGCAAACAAAATAATACAAAGCGTAAAAAACAGTCCAACTATGGTATATGAGTTTCTATTTTCCATTATTTTTCCTCATTTTAAATAATTCTTCAAGAGGGTTTATATCTATCTTTTCAAGCTCTTTTAAATTTCCCTCAAAAGCTATCTTTTTATTATCAATAATCAAAAAACGATCCAGTATATCAAATATAGAATCAGCGTCGTGAGTAACCATAACAATAGTTATACCAAGGCTGTCTCTTAAACTACAAACAAGCTTATCCATCTCACGACTACTAACCGGATCAAGACCACTATTTGGCTCATCCAAAAATAAAACCTTAGGGCTTAACACAAGCGCCCTAGCAAGAGCTGCTCGTTTTTTCATACCACCACTAAGCTCAGCTGGATATAAAAAAGCAGCTTGTTTTTTAAGTCCTACTTTTTGTATCCAAAACATAGAAATTTCATCTATCTGAGACTGCTTAAAATCAGAATATTCTTTTAACATAACTCCAACATTTTGCAATATATTCATAGAACCAAACAAAGCACCAAACTGAAACATACTACCGCAACTAAGCTTTATATCTTTGATTTGCTCTTGCGAGCTATTCCATATATCTTTTTGTTCAAAAAATATATTTCCATTATCTGGTTTTTTTAAATACATCATAGTCTTCATAAGAGTGGTCTTACCACTTCCACTTCCACCTAAAAAACCATAAATTTCAGACTGATTTATGTTCCAACTAACATTATCGTGTATGGTTGTATTTCCATATGTAGTTGTTATATTAACACCCATAAGTATATTTTTCATATTCCATACCACATAAAAAATATAGCAAAAACGGAATCAAGGGCTATAACACAAAAAATAGCATTAACAACACTTGTTGTAGTTTTTTCACCTAAACTTTGAGCATTTTGATTTACTTCAAAACCTCTTAAGCAGCCTATTATTGCTATTATGGCTCCAAAAAAAGGTGCTTTTATCATACCAACCCAAAAATGCTTTAAATCAACACTATCCTTAAATCTGCTGATATACTCACTAAAATCTATATCTAAAATATTTTTAGAAACAAGCATTTGTCCTAAAATACTTACACCATCAGCGAGAAAAATCACCAAAGGCACAGATAAAACCATAGCCATAACCCTAGGAAAAACTAAAACAGCAACAGGATCAAGCCCCATAGTTTTCATAGCATCTATCTCTTCTGTTATTTTCATAACACCGATTTGAGCAGCAAAACTAGAAGATGAGCGGCCAGCTATAACTATAGTTGCTATCAAAGGAGCAACCTCTCTGAGGGTTAAAACACCCATAATATCAACGATAAAAATACTTGCACCAAAATTAGCAAGCATTGCGCTTCCTAAATAAGCTAAAACTATACCTATCAAAAATGAAGTTAAAAGCACTATAAAAATAGCATTAATCCCGCCGTCTTTTATATAATTACTCAACTCTTTTAAGCGAAAATTTTTTGGATTGTAAAAAGAACATAGACTTTTTACTAAAAACTCTCCAAAAAAGCTACAAAAACAAAGCAGAGAATCAACAACAACTAAAACTTTTTTACCAATTGTCTGTATTAAATTTAAGCCTTCGCCGTATTGTTTATGCTCAAAGTGAGATTCTTGTTGTCTAACAAAATCAAAAATTTTAATAATATTATCATTTTGATTTATAAACTTAACATTATTGTATTTTGATAAGAATATATCAAGCAAGATAGCAACCGAATAATCAATACTATTAAGGTTTAAAAAATCAATTTGTATGTTTTTATATTTTTTAACCCCAAGCAAAAACACATTTAACTCTTTTGCGTTTTTGTATGTCAAATCGCCATTTAAATAAATCGTAGTAAGGTCAAGATTAGCTTGTATTTTGACATTTTGTTTTATATTCAAATTTTACCCTTGTTAAGCATAAAAAAATATTTTATCAAAAACAAGCTAAATTTTATTATTTACCATAAACTTTTCTATGCTTATTTATGGCTTGATTTATGACTGTTTTTAGTTCTTCCTCGCCACCATGAGTGCTATCATGAGTATTTTCAAGTATAGAGTTTAGATTTTTTTCAACATAACTTGTATCAAAAAATCCTCGTCTAAACTCACGAGATTTACTAATAGCAAGCAAGAAAGGTATAATAGTCTGAACACCTTCTATCGTAAATTCTTCAAGTGCTCTTTCAAGTTTATTTATCATCAAATCATAATCAGTTGCTTTTACTATAAGCTTTGCAACCAAAGAGTCATAATAAGGTGGGATAGTATAATCTTTATATGCATGACTATCAACCCTAACAGATGGTCCAAGTGCTGGATAATAACCCAAAATTTTACCCGGCGTTGGAACAAAGTTTTGCCAAACATTTTCAGCAGTTATCCTTGCTTCTATGGCATAACCTTGAGGTTTTATGTCACTTTGCTCAAGTTCTAGTATCTCCCCTGCAGCTGTTCTAATCTGTCTAACAACCAAGTCAACTCCCGTTATCTCTTCTGTAACCCCATGTTCAACTTGTATTCTTGTGTTCATCTCCATAAAATAAAATTGATTATCATCATCTAATAAAAACTCTATAGTTCCTACATTTGAATACCCAACAGCTTTTGCGGCAGCCACAGCTGTAACACCCATAATTTTACGTAAATTTTCACTTATAGAAGGACAAGGGGCTATCTCAATAATCTTTTGATGTCTTCTTTGTATAGAACAATCTCTTTCACAAAGGTGTATTATATTGCCATAATTATCGCCTAAAATTTGAAACTCAATGTGTCTTGGATTTACAACAAGTTTTTCCATAAAAACTTCATCATTATTAAAATAAGCTTTAGCCTCTCTCTTACAAGAGTTGTAAGCATCTTCTAACTCATCTTCTTTAAAAACTTTTCTAATGCCTCGTCCGCCACCACCACCGCTGGCTTTTAATATAACCGGATATCCAATCTTTAAAGCATATTCTTTTATCTTCTCCATAGGCTCATCATTTAATTTTTCTGTGCCTGGAACTATTGGGATTCCATTTCTTTTCATCAAATATCTTGCAATATTTTTATCGCCCATTTTGCGAATTACATCAGATTTAGGACCAATAAAAATAAGTCCAGAATCCTCAACAAGTTTTGCAAACTCATAATTTTCACTTAAAAATCCATACCCAGGATGTATTGCATCAGCGCCACAACTCTTAGCGATTTCTACTATAGATTTTGCATTAAGATACCCTTTTATAGGTTCATCACCTATCATATGAGCTTCATCAGCAATCTTAACATGCAAGCATTCAGCATCTGGTTTTGTATAAATGGCTACACTTTTTATGTGCAAATCTCTACAAGCACGAACTATCCTAACAGCTATTTCCCCACGATTTGCTATAAGAATTTTATGAATCATAAAAACACCTCCGATTTTATAAACATATAAAAATTAATAAATTAATTACTCCTAAAAACCCTGTTTTGTCCATTTTTAATTATATCGCTATCCAAATCAAGTTTTTCAAGATATGCAATTATATATTTTCTACTTAAATTAAGTCTATTTTTTGCATTCTGAACATTTACAAAACCATCTTCTTTTATTAAATTTTTTAGATATTTAAGCACTTCTGTAAGATTTTTAGATGTTATAAAAAGATTATGTGCAAGTCTTATAACACGGCCATTTGCTGTTAATTTTTTTAATGCATTATCTCCACTTAACCTGTCTATTTCAAGCTCATCATATATATTATAAGGTGCTTTTGGAGCAAATTTATCATTATCTAAAATTTTATAAATTTCATCTTCTAACTTGATTTTTAACTCACTAAAATCAACGCCTTTTTTTGTATAAACTCCACTATTTTTTTCAATAATACCACTATTATAAAGCTCATCTATGCAAGACTGAGTTAGCTTTTCACTAGCCCAACCAAGCTTTAAGCTTATGCTAGAAGCTGAAAAAATAGCAAATTTATTTTTGTCTATTATAAATTTAATAAACTCAATTATTCTATATTTTACCTCTTCATCATATACATTCAAAGCATCTTCATCTACAAAACTATTTGGTAAAGTTTTTGCTATATCAACAGCTTGCTTATGAGTTAAATTAAACCTTTGAGTAGAGCTTATAAGTCCAAATCCATTTTTATGAGTAAGTTTTAAAATTTCAAAAACCCTTTTGAAATCAAGATTATTTAAAGCTATCAAAAGAGCTATCTTACCTTGTTTTTTCATAGGTTCACTTATAGGATTTAAAACCCTTCCGCCACCTATAACGCGACCATTTAAAAGTAAAACAAACGGCTCATTAAATATTAAAAACATATCTTTTTCAAATTTAAAACTTACAAATTTATCTTTTTCATCGCTTAAAACAACAGCTTTTGTTGCTACTTGTTTTGAACCAACACAAAAAGTTAGGTTTTGATTATGCTTTAAATCATCCGCAAAAACTATAGTATCAACCTCTTTAAATCCCCTAAAAAAACCTTTTTTGCTAAGAATATGTCCTTTTTTAAGTTCACTAAGTTGCACGCCTGTTAGATTAAGAGCAGCTCTATTGCTAGTTGTTGCAACATTTTCATTTTTATCGTGAAGTTGGATACTTCTAACACTCACATCCTTAGATATATCATAATCAAAAAGTTTATCTCCAACGCTAACTTTTCCACTAATAACGCTACCAGTAACTACAGAACCTATACCTTTTATACTAAAAATCCTATCTATATAATAACGAAAAACTCCATCTGTATCTCTTTTTTTTGGTCTTAATGTAAAGAGATATTTTTTTAATTCTTCTATTGCATTTGAATCTTTTATACTTGTATAAAAAGTTTTTAAAATATTTAAGTTCGTGCTGTTTTTGATATATTCTTTTGCTTTATTTTCTAAGCTATGCATTGTATCACTATCAACCAGGTCAATCTTTGTAACAACCAAGATAACATCTTTAACACCCAATAAACTCAAAACATTCATATGCTCTTTTGTTTGTGGCATTATCCCATCATTTGCGGCAATCACAAGCATGCAAGCATCAAAAGCAAAAGCGCCACTTATCATAGTTTTTACTAGATTTTCGTGTCCAGGAACATCTATAAAGGCTATATTTGTATCATTGTTTTGCAAATTTGAAAAGCTTAGATCTATAGTGATCCCCCTACTCTTTTCTTGCTCTAAAGAGTCGCCATCAAAGCCATTTAAAGCTCTTATCAAAGATGTTTTTCCGTGGTCTATATGCCCCGATGTTCCTATTATAAGACTATTCATTTTC
This genomic window contains:
- a CDS encoding acetyl-CoA carboxylase subunit A, which translates into the protein MIHKILIANRGEIAVRIVRACRDLHIKSVAIYTKPDAECLHVKIADEAHMIGDEPIKGYLNAKSIVEIAKSCGADAIHPGYGFLSENYEFAKLVEDSGLIFIGPKSDVIRKMGDKNIARYLMKRNGIPIVPGTEKLNDEPMEKIKEYALKIGYPVILKASGGGGGRGIRKVFKEDELEDAYNSCKREAKAYFNNDEVFMEKLVVNPRHIEFQILGDNYGNIIHLCERDCSIQRRHQKIIEIAPCPSISENLRKIMGVTAVAAAKAVGYSNVGTIEFLLDDDNQFYFMEMNTRIQVEHGVTEEITGVDLVVRQIRTAAGEILELEQSDIKPQGYAIEARITAENVWQNFVPTPGKILGYYPALGPSVRVDSHAYKDYTIPPYYDSLVAKLIVKATDYDLMINKLERALEEFTIEGVQTIIPFLLAISKSREFRRGFFDTSYVEKNLNSILENTHDSTHGGEEELKTVINQAINKHRKVYGK
- a CDS encoding ABC-type transport auxiliary lipoprotein family protein, coding for MIKIKLFCIAIFVFLIYGCSFKTEAKAPIKYDFYYNQQGCVAKINPKKIYIENVKALELVDTRQILVYADKNQIKYLNDARYASLPSEMFYKALLKGFYANCNAKPVFTYNKGDLKLSVKLLAMHARDNYAEISIAYELKQDEKVLKSGIIEKRNSFEDKSSSTIFNAINKSSNEIIDELLIQIL
- a CDS encoding MlaE family ABC transporter permease; its protein translation is MNIKQNVKIQANLDLTTIYLNGDLTYKNAKELNVFLLGVKKYKNIQIDFLNLNSIDYSVAILLDIFLSKYNNVKFINQNDNIIKIFDFVRQQESHFEHKQYGEGLNLIQTIGKKVLVVVDSLLCFCSFFGEFLVKSLCSFYNPKNFRLKELSNYIKDGGINAIFIVLLTSFLIGIVLAYLGSAMLANFGASIFIVDIMGVLTLREVAPLIATIVIAGRSSSSFAAQIGVMKITEEIDAMKTMGLDPVAVLVFPRVMAMVLSVPLVIFLADGVSILGQMLVSKNILDIDFSEYISRFKDSVDLKHFWVGMIKAPFFGAIIAIIGCLRGFEVNQNAQSLGEKTTTSVVNAIFCVIALDSVFAIFFMWYGI
- a CDS encoding MlaD family protein, whose protein sequence is MENRNSYTIVGLFFTLCIILFAVFMWWMSDSDKNISYEEYYIIADELPSGIRVESQVKFVGVVVGSVSKIEFEKSVPERIRLTLKIRSDVPIKKDSLADVEYQIVSGISTLNISRGSEEFDTNYKIINLKEGLFSQLTNKAQNISDRINDMFVNVDKLISDENLKHLQTTLVNIDILTKSLSDEANLKNINEILKNLNGISANIKDTKINELVINLNNLVNNANNMVVKFNGLIGGFDGVQEKLNSKLSSGEYDFKQTLQPTLDQTKEFLTNFEKTLRQIRNTLNRLEDNPYEFFFKDVKER
- a CDS encoding ABC transporter ATP-binding protein, whose protein sequence is MKNILMGVNITTTYGNTTIHDNVSWNINQSEIYGFLGGSGSGKTTLMKTMMYLKKPDNGNIFFEQKDIWNSSQEQIKDIKLSCGSMFQFGALFGSMNILQNVGVMLKEYSDFKQSQIDEISMFWIQKVGLKKQAAFLYPAELSGGMKKRAALARALVLSPKVLFLDEPNSGLDPVSSREMDKLVCSLRDSLGITIVMVTHDADSIFDILDRFLIIDNKKIAFEGNLKELEKIDINPLEELFKMRKNNGK
- the selB gene encoding selenocysteine-specific translation elongation factor, which translates into the protein MNSLIIGTSGHIDHGKTSLIRALNGFDGDSLEQEKSRGITIDLSFSNLQNNDTNIAFIDVPGHENLVKTMISGAFAFDACMLVIAANDGIMPQTKEHMNVLSLLGVKDVILVVTKIDLVDSDTMHSLENKAKEYIKNSTNLNILKTFYTSIKDSNAIEELKKYLFTLRPKKRDTDGVFRYYIDRIFSIKGIGSVVTGSVISGKVSVGDKLFDYDISKDVSVRSIQLHDKNENVATTSNRAALNLTGVQLSELKKGHILSKKGFFRGFKEVDTIVFADDLKHNQNLTFCVGSKQVATKAVVLSDEKDKFVSFKFEKDMFLIFNEPFVLLLNGRVIGGGRVLNPISEPMKKQGKIALLIALNNLDFKRVFEILKLTHKNGFGLISSTQRFNLTHKQAVDIAKTLPNSFVDEDALNVYDEEVKYRIIEFIKFIIDKNKFAIFSASSISLKLGWASEKLTQSCIDELYNSGIIEKNSGVYTKKGVDFSELKIKLEDEIYKILDNDKFAPKAPYNIYDELEIDRLSGDNALKKLTANGRVIRLAHNLFITSKNLTEVLKYLKNLIKEDGFVNVQNAKNRLNLSRKYIIAYLEKLDLDSDIIKNGQNRVFRSN